From one Candidatus Cloacimonadota bacterium genomic stretch:
- a CDS encoding helicase C-terminal domain-containing protein, translating into MKFSETLNFTALDIETTGLSERKDEIIQIAAIRFRQGKAVEVFDTFVRPSQALPKFIMFLTHITNEDVDSAPDIAEVLPRLKSFVGSDIVVGHNVSFDLGFINYNYGKLADFPLDNGTWDTAELSRTYLPLSTNHKLGTMAKHFGIELENAHRADADAKATGELLMALGDYACQNFSMIVNARLQSFAKMAQIQSTSFFEDIVRFQRQSAISAPPVSGIKSPFYNVIDNALPATVDPQIEAVFSEDGIFAQKFPNFEFRQGQVQMAKAVSEAFTNEDHLVVEAGTGVGKSFAYLVPALEFAQRSKAKVVVSTNTKNLQEQLFYKDLPQLAKILPVAFKAVLIKGRENYVCERRWEELINQSSRELSAWDAHALLYLYIWKLQTVTGDISENSSFDRGRFSITWRKICSDRYLCGNRKCQHYHHCYIMNLRREIDNASVVVANHALLLADMRMENSSLGEYHYLVIDEAHNLISSASKHLGSTISYADVIILMNQIAGSSRLHSSSFLAGWDKALAKSPLPEAKKDQCLAVAKRLEDVIEEARKPAMDIFNLASAMCAAADSYNKLRIKSKAEATDLFALLGKFLLLFKEILKAAKAMENVINSLESKQVAGYDRHMEAISAFVMRLSEMEAVLLYITEPDLDNFALWIENNPRPDRNVPAAVLNYAPIEVNVFLKQLLHSQVPSIVFTSATLGIRGSFRYFLNQSGLNLLEDKKVVELFVDSPFDYDKQSKLLISSFLPEPKDKYFQPQALSCLKQIFQTVDVGTMALFTAYRDLDIVYNEVADDMYYGQRPLFVQGKGGSRSSILEEFKKANNAVLLGTSSFWEGVDVQGDSLSLLILYKIPFQVPSEPLVEAYIDKLEREDKDSFMHYMLPNALLRIRQGFGRLIRSKSDRGIVLILDSRVSRKRYGTYFKEILPGKHLELKDELQLINEITRFFSKI; encoded by the coding sequence TACTCATATTACTAATGAGGATGTGGACAGTGCACCAGATATTGCTGAAGTATTGCCTCGATTGAAGAGCTTTGTTGGTTCCGACATCGTGGTGGGGCACAATGTATCCTTCGATCTGGGCTTCATCAACTATAACTATGGCAAATTGGCAGACTTTCCGCTAGATAATGGTACATGGGATACAGCAGAGCTGAGCAGAACCTATCTGCCCTTGAGCACAAATCACAAGTTAGGAACGATGGCAAAGCATTTTGGTATAGAGTTGGAAAACGCTCACCGTGCCGACGCTGATGCCAAAGCAACCGGAGAATTGCTGATGGCTCTGGGAGATTACGCCTGCCAAAACTTCAGTATGATTGTGAACGCGCGGCTTCAATCCTTTGCTAAAATGGCACAGATCCAGAGCACCAGCTTCTTTGAGGATATAGTCCGCTTTCAACGCCAATCTGCTATCTCAGCTCCTCCTGTTTCCGGTATCAAGAGTCCTTTTTACAATGTGATTGACAATGCCCTGCCTGCAACTGTTGATCCTCAGATCGAAGCTGTGTTTTCTGAAGATGGCATATTTGCTCAGAAGTTTCCCAATTTTGAGTTTCGCCAGGGTCAGGTTCAGATGGCCAAAGCGGTATCCGAAGCTTTCACAAACGAGGATCATCTTGTGGTGGAAGCTGGTACAGGAGTGGGAAAATCATTCGCCTATCTGGTACCAGCCCTGGAGTTTGCACAGCGCAGCAAAGCAAAGGTTGTGGTATCCACAAATACCAAGAACCTGCAGGAACAGCTTTTCTACAAGGATCTACCGCAATTGGCGAAGATATTACCTGTAGCCTTCAAAGCGGTTTTAATAAAAGGGCGGGAGAATTACGTTTGTGAAAGGCGATGGGAAGAACTAATAAACCAGAGTAGCAGGGAACTAAGTGCTTGGGATGCACACGCGTTATTGTACCTATACATTTGGAAGCTGCAGACCGTAACCGGAGACATCTCGGAAAACTCCTCTTTTGACCGGGGACGCTTCAGTATTACTTGGCGTAAAATATGCTCAGACAGATATTTATGCGGGAATCGTAAGTGCCAGCATTACCACCATTGCTACATCATGAACTTGCGTCGAGAGATCGATAATGCCTCTGTGGTAGTAGCTAATCATGCGCTGCTATTGGCAGATATGCGAATGGAGAATAGCAGCTTGGGGGAATATCACTATCTGGTGATTGATGAAGCGCACAACCTGATTTCTTCAGCTTCCAAGCATCTGGGATCCACAATATCTTACGCAGATGTGATCATTCTGATGAACCAGATTGCGGGCAGCTCACGGCTTCATAGCAGCAGCTTTCTGGCCGGATGGGACAAAGCACTGGCCAAGAGTCCGCTACCCGAAGCAAAGAAGGATCAGTGTCTGGCTGTGGCTAAGCGTTTGGAAGATGTGATCGAAGAAGCGCGCAAGCCAGCGATGGACATATTCAACTTGGCTTCGGCAATGTGTGCTGCGGCAGATTCTTACAACAAACTGCGCATCAAATCCAAGGCAGAGGCTACCGATCTATTTGCTTTGCTGGGCAAGTTTTTGCTGCTTTTCAAAGAGATACTGAAAGCAGCCAAGGCCATGGAAAACGTGATAAACTCTCTGGAAAGCAAGCAGGTTGCTGGCTACGACCGACACATGGAGGCAATCTCGGCTTTTGTGATGCGGCTTAGTGAGATGGAAGCAGTTCTGCTATACATCACAGAGCCGGATCTGGATAATTTTGCCTTGTGGATAGAGAACAATCCGCGCCCGGATCGTAATGTTCCTGCGGCAGTTCTGAACTATGCTCCCATAGAAGTAAATGTTTTTCTGAAACAGCTATTGCATTCCCAAGTGCCATCCATCGTCTTCACTTCAGCCACTCTGGGCATTCGAGGATCATTCCGCTATTTCCTCAACCAATCCGGTTTGAACTTGCTGGAGGACAAGAAAGTAGTGGAACTGTTTGTGGATTCTCCTTTTGATTATGACAAGCAGTCCAAATTGCTGATCTCCAGCTTCCTGCCGGAGCCTAAAGATAAATATTTTCAACCTCAGGCACTGTCTTGTCTGAAACAGATCTTTCAGACTGTGGATGTGGGCACAATGGCCTTGTTCACTGCCTACAGGGATTTGGATATTGTGTACAATGAAGTGGCTGACGACATGTATTATGGGCAAAGGCCGCTCTTTGTGCAGGGTAAAGGAGGCAGCCGCAGCAGCATCCTGGAGGAGTTTAAAAAGGCGAACAATGCGGTTCTTTTGGGCACTTCTTCATTTTGGGAAGGAGTGGATGTGCAGGGAGATTCCTTGTCGCTGTTGATTCTATACAAGATTCCCTTCCAAGTACCTTCAGAGCCTTTAGTAGAGGCATATATCGACAAGCTTGAACGCGAAGACAAGGACTCTTTTATGCATTATATGTTGCCAAACGCTTTACTGAGAATCCGGCAAGGTTTCGGCCGACTGATCCGCTCCAAAAGCGATAGAGGTATTGTCTTGATCCTGGATAGCAGAGTAAGCCGCAAACGCTATGGCACATATTTCAAGGAGATACTGCCCGGCAAACATCTGGAATTGAAAGATGAATTGCAACTCATTAATGAAATCACGAGGTTCTTTAGCAAAATATGA
- the murB gene encoding UDP-N-acetylmuramate dehydrogenase, whose protein sequence is MKQIKEQFQHLAEQGKLMFDEPLAPYNSFKIGGPADVLAKPDTQRDLISLLVYALQHEVPWFILGKGSNLLIGDRGIRGLVISMEGFNKITRDENYVSAFAGRSLKELCDFCQKEGLSGLEFACGIPGSVGGAVFMNAGAYEGEIKDVLYCSKCLSPSLESLQSSNPILHLNKEAHAFSYRHSALQDRGLIHLSSVFQLIVSDPEEIRATMDKWDAMRNEKQPMDMPSAGSVFKRPEGHFTGKLVDDCGLRGFRIGGAQVSNKHCGFIVNLGGATARDVRDLIQHVQRTVYERFKVRLEMEIRQVGEM, encoded by the coding sequence ATGAAACAGATCAAAGAACAGTTCCAACATCTGGCAGAACAGGGAAAACTGATGTTTGATGAGCCCTTGGCGCCTTATAACAGCTTCAAAATTGGAGGCCCGGCAGATGTCTTGGCAAAGCCGGACACACAACGTGACCTGATATCCCTTTTGGTATATGCCCTCCAGCATGAAGTTCCATGGTTCATCCTGGGTAAGGGCAGCAATTTATTGATAGGGGATAGAGGTATACGGGGCCTAGTGATAAGCATGGAAGGCTTCAATAAGATAACACGTGACGAGAACTATGTGTCTGCATTCGCTGGGCGGAGTCTGAAAGAACTCTGTGACTTTTGCCAAAAGGAAGGGCTGTCGGGCTTGGAGTTTGCCTGCGGGATACCGGGATCGGTGGGAGGGGCAGTATTTATGAACGCCGGAGCTTACGAAGGAGAGATCAAAGATGTACTGTATTGCAGCAAATGCCTCAGTCCCAGCTTGGAAAGCCTGCAAAGCAGCAATCCCATCCTTCATCTGAACAAGGAAGCTCATGCTTTTAGCTATAGGCATAGTGCCTTGCAGGATAGAGGTCTGATCCACCTTAGTTCGGTATTTCAGCTGATTGTATCCGATCCGGAAGAGATTCGGGCAACAATGGATAAATGGGATGCGATGAGAAACGAGAAACAACCGATGGATATGCCCAGTGCGGGTTCTGTGTTCAAACGCCCTGAAGGCCATTTTACCGGTAAGCTGGTCGACGATTGCGGACTGCGCGGATTCAGAATTGGCGGCGCACAGGTATCCAATAAACACTGCGGCTTCATTGTAAATCTGGGCGGAGCTACTGCCAGGGATGTAAGAGATTTGATCCAACACGTGCAGCGTACAGTGTATGAACGATTTAAAGTGCGATTGGAAATGGAGATCAGGCAAGTAGGGGAGATGTGA
- a CDS encoding ABC transporter permease, giving the protein MKKSLLPLGFLLLLLILWQFVSSTAKIAFWIVPGPKAVLDVFVHNSDLIWHHLKPTLLEAVTGLLISIVLGSATAILMDASKLFKQIIYPYLLVSQTVPIIAVAPIIIIWFGYGVSAKIFTVILVCFFPIVLGLFEGFQQVSVDQLRLMKALGATGYKCFRYLKLPAGLPGFFTGLKLAATYSVMGAVIGEWLGGKAGLGIYMTRATKSFHTAHVFAVIFVIILLSMLLFGIVALLDRIFLRWRYQRMDEYVEPKRPT; this is encoded by the coding sequence GTGAAGAAGAGCCTTCTCCCTTTGGGATTCCTGCTCTTGCTGTTGATATTATGGCAGTTCGTCAGCAGTACTGCAAAGATAGCTTTTTGGATAGTACCCGGACCTAAGGCAGTACTGGACGTTTTCGTTCATAATTCAGATTTGATCTGGCATCATTTGAAGCCGACGCTGCTTGAGGCAGTAACAGGCTTGCTCATCAGCATTGTCTTGGGATCTGCTACAGCGATTTTAATGGATGCATCTAAGTTGTTCAAGCAGATTATCTATCCATATTTGCTGGTTTCTCAGACTGTGCCGATCATTGCTGTGGCACCGATCATAATAATCTGGTTCGGATATGGCGTATCAGCAAAGATTTTTACCGTGATATTAGTGTGTTTTTTCCCAATTGTCTTGGGATTATTTGAGGGATTTCAACAAGTGTCCGTAGATCAACTTCGACTGATGAAGGCTTTGGGGGCAACGGGCTACAAGTGCTTTCGATATCTGAAGCTTCCCGCTGGTCTTCCTGGGTTTTTTACCGGTTTGAAACTGGCTGCCACATACAGCGTGATGGGAGCCGTGATAGGCGAATGGCTGGGGGGAAAAGCCGGATTGGGCATCTATATGACCCGGGCAACAAAGTCCTTCCATACGGCTCATGTCTTCGCGGTGATCTTTGTGATAATACTGCTCTCGATGCTGCTGTTTGGCATAGTGGCATTACTGGATCGTATCTTTCTGCGCTGGCGTTATCAGCGCATGGACGAATATGTGGAACCGAAGAGACCGACATAA
- a CDS encoding SprT family zinc-dependent metalloprotease, protein MSLDKIKLKLIYTSRRNTICYTAIDHDTLSIKAPHGLSMDYIQQDIKRNRNRLQQLFDSYNLDSPSFDYSDGSKLLLMGDDFTLHYIDTEEYIWFLNVDMHILCVSKAHQSQIVEVLKDFYSSQAEYLRSRCRTLASEHGIKVNRIALRWTHSKWGSCSTLGNVNLCKFLILAPTAIQDYIILHELCHLIHMNHSSEFYALLGKMDPDYKLHRHWLKDRGKSLRIFPQNS, encoded by the coding sequence ATGAGTCTCGATAAGATAAAACTGAAGCTAATATATACATCCAGACGCAACACCATATGCTATACGGCGATTGATCACGATACTCTGTCCATCAAAGCGCCCCACGGCCTATCCATGGACTACATCCAACAAGACATCAAACGCAACAGAAACAGGCTCCAACAACTCTTTGACAGCTACAACCTGGATTCCCCCTCTTTCGACTATTCTGATGGCTCGAAGCTCCTGCTTATGGGTGATGACTTTACGCTCCACTACATAGATACAGAAGAGTATATATGGTTTTTGAACGTTGATATGCATATACTGTGTGTCTCCAAAGCCCATCAGTCGCAGATAGTGGAGGTATTGAAAGACTTCTACTCCAGCCAGGCGGAATACTTGCGCAGCAGATGCCGGACTCTGGCTTCGGAACACGGCATTAAAGTAAACAGAATTGCGCTCCGCTGGACTCATAGCAAATGGGGATCGTGTTCCACTCTGGGAAATGTGAATCTTTGTAAATTCCTGATCCTGGCTCCGACAGCTATTCAGGATTACATCATTTTACATGAGTTGTGCCACTTGATACATATGAATCACTCCAGCGAGTTCTACGCTCTTTTGGGAAAAATGGATCCAGACTACAAGCTACATAGACATTGGCTGAAAGATAGGGGTAAAAGCTTAAGGATTTTCCCTCAAAACAGTTAA
- a CDS encoding arsenate reductase ArsC: protein MKQVLIICTGNSCRSIMAEALINHYLKDEWQAFSAGTHPSYVHPYAIMALEELGIDVHGLRSKSISEFWDSEDLDLVITVCDSAKRNCPVFLKPIPRIHLSLEDPLRYGVLDFDEAILGFRKVRTEIVNKLLPLLQNYESR from the coding sequence ATGAAACAAGTATTGATAATCTGTACCGGAAATTCATGCCGCAGTATCATGGCGGAAGCTTTGATAAACCATTATCTAAAGGATGAATGGCAGGCATTTTCCGCCGGTACCCATCCATCCTACGTGCATCCTTATGCGATCATGGCATTGGAGGAACTGGGCATTGATGTTCATGGCTTACGCAGCAAATCCATCTCGGAGTTTTGGGATTCTGAAGACTTGGATCTCGTAATCACTGTATGTGACAGTGCAAAAAGAAACTGCCCCGTCTTTCTAAAACCCATTCCTCGCATTCATCTCAGTCTGGAAGATCCATTAAGATACGGCGTGTTGGATTTTGATGAAGCTATACTAGGCTTTCGAAAAGTACGCACTGAAATCGTGAACAAACTGCTCCCCCTGTTACAGAATTATGAGTCTCGATAA